One genomic region from Ornithinimicrobium flavum encodes:
- the nadE gene encoding ammonia-dependent NAD(+) synthetase: MTDTQLQQEIRTALEVVDPDTFDAAAEAERRINFLATYLRDTGLKGYVLGISGGVDSTTGGRLAQLACERVRASGGQATFVAMRLPYGEQADEDDARRAVDFIGADEVLTVDIRPGVDAQWQALLAAGLHVSDEVDDYHQGNVKARHRMVAQFAVAGTRSLAVIGTDQAAEAVVGFFTKFGDGAADLTPLFGLPKRRVREICRHLGAPPELVAKVPTADLESDKPLRADEEALGVRYEAVDDYLEGRQVTPEDEATILGWYRRTAHKRALPVTPDGYLRDR; the protein is encoded by the coding sequence GTGACCGACACGCAGCTGCAGCAGGAGATCCGGACCGCTCTTGAGGTCGTCGACCCCGACACCTTCGACGCCGCCGCCGAGGCCGAGCGACGGATCAACTTCCTCGCGACCTACCTGCGGGACACCGGCCTGAAGGGCTACGTCCTCGGGATCAGCGGTGGCGTGGACTCGACGACCGGGGGGCGGCTCGCCCAGCTGGCCTGCGAGCGGGTCCGGGCCTCCGGCGGGCAGGCCACCTTCGTCGCGATGCGACTGCCCTACGGTGAGCAGGCCGACGAGGACGACGCCCGGCGGGCGGTCGACTTCATCGGCGCCGACGAGGTGCTGACCGTGGACATCCGGCCAGGGGTGGACGCGCAGTGGCAGGCCCTCCTCGCCGCCGGTCTGCACGTCAGCGACGAGGTCGACGACTACCACCAGGGCAACGTCAAGGCCCGGCACCGGATGGTGGCGCAGTTCGCCGTGGCCGGGACGCGGAGCCTGGCCGTGATCGGCACCGACCAGGCGGCCGAGGCGGTCGTCGGCTTCTTCACCAAGTTCGGCGACGGCGCGGCCGACCTCACCCCCCTCTTCGGCCTTCCCAAGCGGCGGGTCCGGGAGATCTGCCGGCACCTCGGCGCCCCGCCCGAGCTCGTGGCCAAGGTGCCCACGGCCGACCTGGAGAGCGACAAGCCGTTGCGGGCCGACGAGGAGGCGCTCGGCGTCCGCTACGAGGCCGTCGACGACTACCTCGAGGGCCGGCAGGTCACCCCCGAGGACGAGGCGACCATCCTGGGCTGGTACCGCCGCACCGCCCACAAGCGCGCCCTCCCCGTCACCCCGGACGGCTACCTGCGCGACCGCTGA
- a CDS encoding DUF4349 domain-containing protein: protein MTGRLIAVLLGLVLVLAGCSASTSDDALDGGAPDLAAPAADRGSGDDSGGDAAEGEAGDAAAEQAAVGSDVGTVADVPDGEGPMMVRRVELEVQVGDVSQAVTRARATATGAGGWVESEEVVPGDDERPGYASIVLRVPSQGLDSVVTSLGELGEVTGSRSSAEDVKAEYRDVEARVATLEAGAQRLRELVAEAGSVSDIANLERELAAREADLDALKARMKVLEEDVSRSTITLHLAEEGAEVAQTSTRGFLPGLRQGWEAFTGSVTVLLTALGAVLPFLLLATLLVLPLLWWRRRRAVRPAASLGSDGDRHAAAAGDPDRS, encoded by the coding sequence ATGACCGGACGACTGATCGCCGTGCTGCTGGGCCTGGTGCTGGTGCTGGCGGGGTGCTCGGCGAGCACCTCGGACGACGCCCTGGACGGAGGTGCCCCGGACCTGGCGGCCCCGGCCGCGGACCGGGGCTCGGGCGACGACAGCGGCGGGGACGCGGCGGAGGGCGAGGCCGGGGACGCGGCGGCGGAGCAGGCGGCCGTGGGGTCGGACGTCGGCACCGTTGCCGACGTTCCCGACGGCGAGGGACCGATGATGGTGCGCCGGGTGGAGCTGGAGGTCCAGGTGGGTGACGTCTCGCAGGCGGTCACGCGGGCCCGGGCCACCGCGACCGGGGCCGGGGGGTGGGTCGAGTCGGAGGAGGTCGTCCCGGGGGACGACGAGCGGCCCGGCTACGCCTCGATCGTGCTGCGCGTCCCCTCCCAGGGCCTGGACTCCGTGGTCACCAGCCTGGGCGAGCTGGGCGAGGTGACCGGCAGCCGCAGCAGCGCCGAGGACGTCAAGGCGGAGTACCGCGACGTCGAGGCCCGCGTGGCCACCCTCGAGGCCGGCGCGCAGCGGCTCCGTGAGCTGGTCGCGGAGGCCGGCAGCGTCTCGGACATCGCGAACCTGGAGCGGGAGCTGGCCGCCCGCGAGGCCGACCTCGACGCGCTGAAGGCACGGATGAAGGTCCTCGAGGAGGACGTCTCACGCTCGACCATCACCCTCCACCTGGCGGAGGAGGGCGCCGAGGTCGCGCAGACCAGCACCCGCGGGTTCCTCCCCGGTCTCCGCCAGGGGTGGGAGGCCTTCACCGGCTCGGTGACCGTGCTGCTCACGGCGCTCGGCGCCGTGCTGCCCTTCCTGCTGCTCGCGACGCTCCTCGTCCTGCCGCTGCTGTGGTGGAGGCGGCGTCGCGCCGTCCGCCCCGCCGCGTCGCTAGGCTCGGACGGTGACCGACACGCAGCTGCAGCAGGAGATCCGGACCGCTCTTGA
- the hemQ gene encoding hydrogen peroxide-dependent heme synthase: MSDYTEPTAEQVEQINTQIRYAAYSVFRAAAPLPQDRSGLARQVRELFAELTEQGLVVRGVYDVSGLRADADLLIWWHAADVETVQRAYQRFRQTHLGQHLEPVWSNVGLHRPAEFNRGHVPAFLSGHAAKAYLCVYPFVRSYDWYVLDDAERRRMLREHGEAARDYKDVLANTISSFALGDYEWLLAFEADELHRIVDLMRDLRATDARLHVREEVPFFTGPRVELDALVASLP; encoded by the coding sequence ATGAGCGACTACACCGAGCCCACCGCGGAGCAGGTCGAGCAGATCAACACGCAGATCCGCTACGCCGCCTACTCCGTCTTCCGCGCCGCCGCCCCCCTGCCCCAGGACCGCTCCGGGCTGGCCCGGCAGGTGCGCGAGCTCTTCGCCGAGCTGACCGAGCAGGGGCTGGTCGTCCGGGGGGTCTACGACGTCTCCGGGCTCCGCGCCGACGCCGACCTGCTCATCTGGTGGCATGCCGCCGACGTGGAGACCGTGCAGCGGGCCTACCAGAGGTTCCGGCAGACCCACCTGGGCCAGCACCTGGAGCCGGTGTGGAGCAACGTCGGGCTGCACCGTCCGGCCGAGTTCAACCGGGGCCACGTGCCGGCGTTCCTCTCCGGGCACGCCGCCAAGGCCTACCTGTGCGTCTACCCCTTCGTGCGCTCCTACGACTGGTACGTCCTCGACGACGCGGAGCGGCGTCGCATGCTCCGTGAGCACGGGGAGGCGGCCCGGGACTACAAGGACGTCCTGGCCAACACCATCTCCTCCTTCGCCCTGGGGGACTACGAGTGGCTGCTGGCCTTCGAGGCCGACGAGCTGCACCGCATCGTCGACCTCATGCGCGACCTGCGGGCCACCGACGCGCGGCTGCACGTGCGCGAGGAGGTCCCCTTCTTCACCGGCCCGCGGGTGGAGCTCGACGCCCTGGTGGCCAGCCTGCCCTGA
- a CDS encoding DUF3000 domain-containing protein, producing the protein MVSRISETRSRQRPAGGSTAPEATLFARAIEGLRGALVRPELVLEEVPAPTRLAPHAVALSGEVVPSHLSEDDDAIATGRFVLLHDPSGPEPWEGTWRAVTYAKALMEPEVGHDPLAGQAGWSWLTDALEGAGLGYAAPAGTVTCVTSESFGALSEREPSVELEIRASWTPVLTQGSEPHELALNLGAWGDLLCTLAGLPPLPEGVVALTGVRW; encoded by the coding sequence GTGGTGAGCCGAATCAGTGAGACTCGTTCCCGGCAGCGGCCGGCGGGCGGGTCCACGGCGCCCGAGGCGACGCTCTTCGCCCGTGCGATCGAGGGGCTGCGCGGTGCCCTGGTCCGGCCCGAGCTGGTCCTCGAGGAGGTGCCCGCCCCCACCAGGCTGGCCCCGCACGCCGTGGCGCTCTCCGGGGAGGTCGTGCCGTCGCACCTCTCCGAGGACGACGACGCCATCGCGACCGGCCGCTTCGTCCTGCTGCACGACCCGTCCGGCCCCGAGCCCTGGGAGGGCACGTGGCGCGCGGTGACCTACGCCAAGGCGCTCATGGAGCCCGAGGTTGGGCACGACCCGCTCGCGGGTCAGGCCGGCTGGTCCTGGCTCACGGACGCGCTCGAGGGCGCCGGGCTGGGGTATGCCGCCCCGGCGGGGACCGTCACCTGCGTCACCTCGGAGAGCTTCGGCGCCCTGTCCGAGCGGGAGCCGTCGGTGGAGCTGGAGATCCGGGCCTCGTGGACCCCCGTCCTCACGCAGGGGTCCGAGCCGCACGAGCTCGCGCTCAACCTCGGCGCCTGGGGCGACCTGCTCTGCACCCTCGCCGGCCTGCCCCCGCTGCCGGAGGGTGTCGTCGCGCTGACCGGCGTCCGGTGGTGA
- a CDS encoding HRDC domain-containing protein: MTSEPAPEGSEDHPDDDPINDYERLTAPADGVPDVVDTPEGLAACVAALAAGTGPVAVDAERASGYRYGQRAYLIQLRRAGSGTWLVDPIPFDDLTDLDAALADAEWVLHAATQDIPCLADVGMRPRRLFDTELGARLAGLPRVGLSAVLEYYLGITLAKEHSAVDWSTRPLPEPWLLYAALDVELLVALRDRMERDLLEQGKAEWARQEFEALTTFTGPPGPDDPDAWRRTSGLHRLRSARQLAALRELWLARDAIARERDVSTVRVLPDATLVDLAHRLPRQASALPSARPERSRSRQRRAEQGLLRHQRTWLTAIRTAVELPEDELPAPARRDAPPPPRAWADRDPEAAERLVQVREALAGLSARVDVPVENLMSPDTVRRVLWRPPQDRSVAGVDAACAELGARAWQRELVVPLLVASLDPPG, translated from the coding sequence GTGACGTCGGAGCCGGCGCCGGAGGGGTCGGAGGACCACCCCGACGACGACCCGATCAACGACTACGAACGCCTCACCGCCCCCGCGGACGGGGTGCCCGACGTCGTCGACACCCCGGAGGGGCTCGCGGCCTGCGTCGCGGCCCTCGCCGCCGGCACCGGACCCGTGGCCGTCGACGCCGAGCGGGCCTCGGGCTACCGCTACGGCCAGCGCGCCTACCTCATCCAACTGCGCCGTGCGGGCTCCGGCACCTGGCTGGTCGACCCGATCCCGTTCGACGACCTCACCGACCTGGACGCGGCGCTCGCGGACGCCGAGTGGGTCCTGCACGCCGCCACCCAGGACATCCCCTGCCTGGCCGACGTCGGGATGCGCCCCCGGCGGCTCTTCGACACCGAGCTCGGCGCCCGGCTCGCCGGCCTGCCCCGGGTCGGCCTGTCTGCGGTGCTCGAGTACTACCTCGGGATCACGCTGGCCAAGGAGCACTCGGCCGTCGACTGGTCCACCCGGCCGCTGCCCGAGCCGTGGCTGCTCTACGCCGCCCTCGACGTCGAGCTCCTCGTTGCCCTGCGGGACCGCATGGAGCGTGACCTGCTCGAGCAGGGCAAGGCCGAGTGGGCCCGTCAGGAGTTCGAGGCCCTGACCACGTTCACCGGCCCGCCCGGGCCGGACGACCCGGATGCGTGGCGCCGCACCTCCGGCCTGCACCGACTGCGGTCGGCCCGTCAGCTGGCGGCGCTGCGGGAGCTGTGGCTCGCGCGCGACGCCATCGCCCGGGAGCGGGACGTCTCGACCGTGCGGGTCCTGCCCGACGCGACCCTGGTCGACCTGGCGCACCGGCTCCCCCGGCAGGCCTCCGCCCTGCCGTCGGCCCGGCCCGAGCGGTCCCGCAGCCGGCAGCGGCGCGCCGAGCAGGGGCTCCTGCGCCACCAGCGCACCTGGCTGACCGCGATCAGGACGGCCGTCGAGCTCCCGGAGGACGAGCTCCCCGCCCCCGCCCGCCGGGACGCCCCGCCGCCGCCGCGGGCCTGGGCCGACCGCGACCCGGAGGCTGCCGAACGCCTGGTCCAGGTGCGCGAGGCGCTGGCCGGGCTGTCCGCACGCGTGGACGTCCCGGTCGAGAACCTCATGAGCCCCGACACCGTCCGCCGGGTCCTGTGGCGGCCCCCGCAGGACCGGTCGGTGGCCGGTGTCGACGCGGCCTGCGCCGAGCTCGGGGCCCGGGCCTGGCAGCGAGAGCTGGTGGTCCCCCTGCTCGTCGCCAGCCTCGACCCGCCCGGCTGA
- a CDS encoding protoporphyrinogen/coproporphyrinogen oxidase: MHRLPAALEQVLRDRGVTVLTSTVVRELHALDEGGYEVVTGPRPRPTAYRADAVVLALPPAPTARLMRDLAPEAARALAGVETASMAVVTLALPTRELGELPGSGFLVPPVDRAFVKAATFSATKWEWVREAGRGAGPAGEDLTFLRASVGRHREEATLQRPDEELVRGALTDVGRALGRVLPVPVDAHVQRWGGGLPQYAVGHHHRVAEVRAAVASLPGLAVCGATYDGVGIPACIASARAAATQVTEGE, from the coding sequence CTGCACCGCCTCCCGGCCGCCCTGGAGCAGGTCCTGCGCGACCGCGGCGTCACCGTCCTCACCTCGACCGTGGTCCGCGAGCTGCACGCGCTGGACGAGGGAGGCTACGAGGTGGTGACCGGCCCGCGGCCCCGACCCACGGCATACCGGGCCGACGCGGTGGTGCTGGCCCTGCCGCCCGCGCCGACCGCCCGGCTCATGCGCGACCTCGCTCCGGAGGCCGCCCGGGCGCTGGCCGGGGTGGAGACCGCCTCGATGGCGGTCGTCACGCTCGCCCTGCCCACCCGGGAGCTGGGGGAGCTTCCCGGCTCCGGCTTCCTCGTGCCGCCCGTGGACCGCGCCTTCGTGAAGGCCGCGACGTTCAGCGCGACCAAGTGGGAGTGGGTGCGCGAGGCCGGACGGGGGGCCGGTCCCGCGGGGGAGGACCTGACCTTCCTGCGCGCCTCGGTCGGGCGCCACCGGGAGGAGGCCACGCTGCAGCGGCCCGACGAGGAGCTGGTGCGCGGCGCGCTGACCGACGTCGGTCGGGCCCTGGGCCGCGTGCTCCCCGTCCCCGTCGACGCGCACGTCCAGCGGTGGGGTGGGGGGCTGCCGCAGTATGCGGTGGGCCACCACCACCGCGTCGCCGAGGTCCGCGCCGCTGTCGCGAGCCTGCCGGGCCTGGCCGTCTGCGGCGCCACCTACGACGGGGTGGGGATCCCCGCCTGCATCGCCTCGGCCCGCGCGGCCGCCACCCAGGTCACCGAAGGAGAATGA
- the hemE gene encoding uroporphyrinogen decarboxylase: protein MTSPTVPSPSSPSSPSDSVLVRAARQQPVPHTPVWFMRQAGRSLPEYRALRADVGMLESCRTPELVTEITLQPVRRHGVDAAIFFSDIVVPLMAVGLDLDIVAGVGPVIAEPVRTRADLDRLPELTADAIPDITESVRRLVAALGPTPLIGFAGAPFTLASYLVEGGPSKNHERTKALMHGDPELWSDLCARLAQISATFLRVQVEAGAGAVQLFDSWAGHLSRADYLRHVEPHSRAVLSEVAGLGVPRIHFGVGTGELLAPMADAGAEVIGVDYRVSLTDAVERTGGRYAVQGNLDPALLFAPWEALERRVREIVEEGRSAPGHIFNLGHGVLPATDPEVLTRVVSLVHEVSARPE, encoded by the coding sequence GTGACCTCCCCGACCGTGCCCAGCCCGTCCAGCCCGTCCAGCCCGTCCGACAGCGTCCTGGTCCGTGCCGCCCGGCAGCAACCGGTGCCCCACACCCCCGTCTGGTTCATGCGCCAGGCCGGAAGGTCGCTGCCCGAGTACCGCGCCCTCCGCGCCGACGTGGGGATGCTGGAGTCGTGTCGCACCCCTGAGCTGGTCACCGAGATCACCCTGCAGCCGGTCCGCCGCCACGGGGTGGACGCGGCCATCTTCTTCAGCGACATCGTCGTGCCCCTCATGGCCGTCGGTCTCGACCTCGACATCGTCGCCGGCGTCGGGCCGGTGATCGCCGAGCCGGTGCGCACCCGCGCCGACCTGGACCGGCTGCCCGAGCTCACGGCGGACGCCATACCCGACATCACCGAGTCCGTGCGACGGCTCGTGGCCGCGCTCGGGCCGACCCCGCTCATCGGCTTCGCCGGCGCCCCGTTCACCCTCGCCTCCTACCTGGTGGAGGGCGGGCCGAGCAAGAACCACGAGCGCACCAAGGCGCTCATGCACGGCGACCCGGAGCTCTGGTCCGACCTGTGCGCACGGCTCGCGCAGATCTCCGCCACCTTCCTGCGTGTGCAGGTCGAGGCCGGCGCCGGCGCCGTGCAGCTCTTCGACAGCTGGGCCGGGCACCTCTCGCGCGCCGACTACCTGCGGCACGTGGAGCCGCACAGCCGTGCGGTCCTGTCCGAGGTGGCCGGGCTGGGGGTGCCGCGGATCCACTTCGGCGTGGGGACGGGCGAGCTCCTGGCGCCGATGGCGGACGCGGGTGCGGAGGTCATCGGCGTGGACTACCGGGTCAGCCTCACCGACGCGGTCGAGCGCACGGGGGGGCGGTACGCCGTGCAGGGCAACCTCGACCCGGCCCTGCTGTTCGCGCCGTGGGAGGCGCTGGAACGGCGCGTGCGCGAGATCGTGGAGGAGGGCCGGTCCGCCCCGGGGCACATCTTCAACCTGGGTCACGGCGTGCTGCCGGCCACCGACCCCGAGGTGCTGACGCGGGTGGTCTCGCTGGTGCACGAGGTCTCCGCGCGGCCGGAGTGA
- a CDS encoding GNAT family N-acetyltransferase, translated as MSDDDAAAAADRVRAALPVRAGRLLLRAVGTSDVAAVHAYRRHPEVAAYLGHPPLDLPGAAALVSGWLTEARVVAGGVEVEGRLVGDVRLTVRPCSAVAPARTREVEGWLGYAVHPEVQGRGLATEAVRAMVGLALGPGRLRRITTRVFAPAVASSRLLARLGFTHEGTERSAVLAPDGTWWDDEAWSLLREE; from the coding sequence GTGAGCGACGACGACGCGGCAGCCGCCGCCGACCGGGTGCGCGCCGCCCTCCCCGTTCGGGCCGGGCGCCTGCTGCTGCGCGCGGTGGGCACGTCGGACGTGGCCGCGGTGCACGCGTACCGGCGGCACCCGGAGGTGGCCGCATACCTGGGGCATCCCCCGCTGGACCTCCCCGGTGCCGCGGCGCTCGTGAGCGGATGGCTCACGGAGGCGAGGGTGGTGGCCGGGGGCGTGGAGGTGGAGGGTCGGCTCGTCGGCGACGTGCGTCTCACGGTGCGGCCGTGCTCGGCCGTGGCCCCGGCCCGGACGCGGGAGGTGGAGGGATGGCTCGGGTATGCGGTGCACCCCGAGGTGCAGGGCCGCGGGCTGGCGACGGAGGCGGTGCGGGCGATGGTCGGGCTGGCGCTGGGCCCTGGCCGGCTGCGCCGGATCACCACCCGCGTCTTCGCCCCGGCCGTGGCGTCCTCCCGCCTGCTCGCCCGGCTCGGCTTCACCCACGAGGGCACCGAGCGCTCGGCCGTGCTCGCCCCGGACGGGACCTGGTGGGACGACGAGGCGTGGTCGCTCCTGCGCGAGGAGTGA
- a CDS encoding spermidine synthase, with the protein MSVVWDERGGATVVRDGFPQSYVDPDDPLLLVFEYVEQFALVLQALRPDPAPLAVTHVGGAGMTLARWLHRTHPGSPQIVLEPDVALTELVRRELPLPRGHRIRVRPVTGQRGCPPCATARPTSSSSTPTTRVSCRESSRAPAGRRRWPGCCHRTGSSSSTPPTSRVCAGCPG; encoded by the coding sequence GTGTCGGTCGTCTGGGACGAACGGGGCGGGGCCACCGTGGTCCGCGACGGCTTCCCCCAGTCCTACGTCGACCCGGACGACCCACTGCTGCTCGTCTTCGAGTACGTCGAGCAGTTCGCCCTCGTGCTGCAGGCACTGCGGCCCGACCCCGCCCCTCTGGCCGTTACCCACGTCGGTGGCGCGGGGATGACCCTCGCCCGGTGGCTGCACCGCACCCACCCCGGCAGCCCACAGATCGTGCTGGAGCCGGACGTCGCGCTGACCGAGCTGGTGCGCCGCGAGCTGCCCCTGCCGCGCGGTCACCGGATCCGGGTCCGGCCGGTCACCGGGCAGAGGGGCTGCCCGCCCTGCGCGACGGCTCGGCCGACGTCGTCGTCGTCGACGCCTACGACCAGGGTCAGCTGCCGGGAGAGCTCGCGGGCACCCGCTGGGCGGCGCAGGTGGCCCGGGTGCTGTCACCGGACGGGCTCCTCCTCGTCAACGCCTCCGACGAGCCGGGTCTGCGCTGGGTGTCCCGGCTGA
- a CDS encoding helix-turn-helix domain-containing protein — translation MTESYLSRIGGLIRDARRHKDLTQAELAELLGTSQSAVARIEQGKQNLSLEMIARIGEKLDSEIVQVSSGVPQNLRITGGVKLSGEIDVRTSKNAAVALLCASLLNKGRTTLRNLARIEEVNRITEVLTSIGFKIRWLPDSSDLEITPPETIDLGSMDETAARRTRTIIMFLGPLMHEFGFFELPYAGGCDLGTRTVEPHLIALRHFGLDVTATTGSYHVSVDPAKRPTRPIVLTERGDTVTENVLLAAARHPGTTVIRNASSNYMVQDLCVFLQQLGVQIEGLGTTTLTVTGVEHIDQDIEYSPSEDPIEAMSLLAAAVVTGSEITVRRVPIEFMEIELAVLDTMGFECHLSEEYTSANGHTRLVDLTTKPGPLKAPLDKIHPLPFPGLNIDNLPFFAIIAACAQGSTLIHDWVYENRAIYLTELTTLGAKVHLMDPHRVMIEGPTKWRAGEIMCPPALRPGVVILLAMLAAPGVSVLRNVYVINRGYEDLATRLNALGAQIQTFRDI, via the coding sequence ATGACCGAGAGCTACCTGTCCCGCATCGGCGGACTGATCCGTGACGCCCGGCGTCACAAGGACCTCACCCAGGCCGAGCTGGCCGAGCTCCTCGGCACCAGCCAGAGCGCCGTGGCCCGCATCGAGCAGGGCAAGCAGAACCTCTCGCTGGAGATGATCGCCCGGATCGGGGAGAAGCTGGACTCCGAGATCGTCCAGGTCTCCTCCGGCGTCCCGCAGAACCTCCGGATCACCGGTGGCGTGAAGCTGTCCGGCGAGATCGACGTCCGCACCTCCAAGAACGCCGCCGTGGCGCTGCTGTGCGCCTCCCTGCTCAACAAGGGAAGGACCACGCTGCGCAACCTCGCCCGGATCGAGGAGGTCAACCGCATCACCGAGGTGCTGACCAGCATCGGCTTCAAGATCCGTTGGCTCCCCGACTCCTCCGACCTGGAGATCACCCCGCCGGAGACCATCGACCTGGGCTCGATGGACGAGACGGCCGCCCGCCGCACCCGCACGATCATCATGTTCCTCGGCCCGCTCATGCACGAGTTCGGCTTCTTCGAGCTCCCCTACGCGGGTGGCTGCGACCTCGGCACGCGCACCGTGGAGCCGCACCTCATCGCGCTGCGGCACTTCGGGCTGGACGTCACGGCCACCACCGGGTCCTACCACGTGTCGGTCGACCCGGCGAAGCGCCCGACGCGCCCCATCGTGCTCACCGAGCGCGGGGACACCGTCACCGAGAACGTCCTGCTGGCCGCCGCCCGCCACCCCGGGACGACGGTCATCCGCAACGCCTCGTCCAACTACATGGTCCAGGACCTGTGCGTCTTCCTTCAGCAGCTCGGCGTGCAGATCGAGGGCCTCGGCACCACCACCCTCACCGTCACCGGCGTCGAGCACATCGACCAGGACATCGAGTACTCCCCCTCCGAGGACCCGATCGAGGCCATGAGCCTTCTCGCGGCCGCGGTGGTCACCGGCAGCGAGATCACGGTCCGGCGCGTCCCCATCGAGTTCATGGAGATCGAGCTGGCCGTGCTGGACACCATGGGGTTCGAGTGCCACCTCAGCGAGGAGTACACCAGCGCGAACGGCCACACCCGGCTGGTGGACCTCACCACCAAGCCAGGGCCCCTCAAGGCTCCGCTGGACAAGATCCACCCGCTGCCCTTCCCCGGCCTCAACATCGACAACCTGCCCTTCTTCGCGATCATCGCCGCCTGCGCCCAGGGCTCGACGCTCATCCACGACTGGGTCTACGAGAACCGCGCCATCTACCTCACCGAGCTCACCACCCTCGGGGCCAAGGTGCACCTGATGGACCCCCACCGGGTGATGATCGAGGGCCCGACCAAGTGGCGCGCCGGCGAGATCATGTGCCCGCCCGCCCTGCGCCCCGGTGTGGTCATCCTGCTGGCGATGCTCGCGGCGCCCGGGGTGTCGGTGCTGCGCAACGTCTACGTCATCAACCGCGGCTACGAGGACCTCGCCACCCGGCTCAACGCGCTGGGCGCGCAGATCCAGACCTTCCGCGACATCTGA
- the msrB gene encoding peptide-methionine (R)-S-oxide reductase MsrB, with the protein MQSHHDTPARAAAAADTSAYPAARSEEEWKARLTPEEYHVLREAGTERPFVGEYTDTRTEGVYSCRACGAELFRSETKFDSHCGWPSFYAPLAEDRVQYLQDDSLGRTRTEVRCGSCGSHLGHVFEGEGYDTPTDLRYCMNSIAMTLQPAGDSQA; encoded by the coding sequence ATGCAGTCCCACCACGACACCCCTGCCCGTGCGGCCGCCGCGGCCGACACCTCCGCCTACCCCGCAGCCCGCTCCGAGGAGGAGTGGAAGGCCCGCCTCACCCCGGAGGAGTACCACGTGCTCCGGGAGGCCGGCACGGAGCGACCCTTCGTCGGCGAGTACACCGACACCAGGACCGAGGGCGTCTACAGCTGCCGGGCCTGCGGCGCGGAGCTCTTCCGCAGCGAGACCAAGTTCGACTCCCACTGCGGCTGGCCCAGCTTCTACGCGCCGCTGGCCGAGGACCGCGTGCAGTACCTCCAGGACGACTCGCTGGGACGCACCCGCACCGAGGTGCGCTGCGGGTCGTGCGGCTCCCACCTGGGGCACGTCTTCGAGGGCGAGGGGTACGACACCCCCACCGACCTGCGCTACTGCATGAACTCCATCGCCATGACGCTGCAGCCCGCCGGGGACTCCCAGGCCTGA
- a CDS encoding FAD-dependent oxidoreductase, whose amino-acid sequence MPPRPTTYLVVGGGISGLAAAEEITRRDPAARVTLLEVADRVGGKLRGEPVAGRTLDVGAEAFLMRRPEASDLVGRAGLAGDLVHPSGAPAQVWSRGTVHPLPRRTLMGVPADPGSLRGLLTPAEVDRVRAELTPRLEAEDCDVASLVSDRLGAAVTERLVEPLLGGVYAGHARLLSARAALPSCSRWRAAGARCWRPSTPCSPRPTTARRPVRPPRSSGPCAAACTASRPPWSRSCATAASPSSPRPWSASCTRWTREATRW is encoded by the coding sequence ATGCCGCCCCGCCCGACCACCTACCTCGTCGTCGGGGGAGGCATCAGCGGGCTGGCGGCGGCCGAGGAGATCACCCGCCGGGACCCGGCCGCGCGGGTCACCCTCCTCGAAGTCGCCGACCGGGTCGGGGGCAAGCTGCGGGGCGAGCCCGTCGCCGGCCGGACCCTCGACGTGGGGGCGGAGGCCTTCCTCATGCGACGCCCGGAGGCGAGCGACCTGGTGGGTCGGGCCGGGCTGGCCGGTGACCTCGTCCACCCCAGCGGCGCACCGGCGCAGGTGTGGAGCCGGGGCACCGTCCACCCGCTGCCTCGCCGCACGCTCATGGGCGTGCCCGCCGATCCGGGGTCCCTGCGCGGCCTGCTGACGCCGGCGGAGGTCGACCGCGTCCGCGCCGAGCTGACGCCCCGCCTGGAGGCGGAGGACTGCGACGTCGCCTCCCTCGTCTCCGACCGGCTGGGAGCGGCGGTGACCGAGCGGCTCGTGGAGCCGCTCCTCGGCGGTGTCTACGCCGGTCACGCGCGACTCCTGTCCGCCCGAGCGGCGCTGCCCAGCTGTTCGAGGTGGCGCGCAGCGGGGGCTCGCTGCTGGCGGCCGTCGACGCCCTGCTCCCCGCGCCCCACGACGGCACGCAGACCCGTTCGGCCGCCCCGGTCTTCGGGACCGTGCGCGGCGGCCTGCACCGCCTCCCGGCCGCCCTGGAGCAGGTCCTGCGCGACCGCGGCGTCACCGTCCTCACCTCGACCGTGGTCCGCGAGCTGCACGCGCTGGACGAGGGAGGCTACGAGGTGGTGA